Part of the Lycium ferocissimum isolate CSIRO_LF1 chromosome 6, AGI_CSIRO_Lferr_CH_V1, whole genome shotgun sequence genome, TTCGCTAACGTATTAAATTAGTAAACCATACCCGTCTTTCTGATTTTTTGACCAATATAAATTTGGTTGTCTAgtaataatgttatattaattttttcccATGCAAACTCGAATTAgtctaaattaaaataaatatagaatatccAATGAAAAATCAACCATATAAGTTACATGATAAAAAAATGTTATTCGTTAATTTACGTGTGTGACTTATTACGAGACAAATTTAAGTGGTGCTGGTCCTTTTTTCTGTAGGAAAATCATGACATACATGAAGTACGTTAGCAAAAGGTCGATTGGTAGTGTTTAGTTGTGGGGAGTATGGGAAATAAAGATGACAACTCAAACGTCAAATCGTAGGATTTCAGAATTATAAGACAGGCAGTGATGTATTGTCATTCAGTgctattttcttctttcttttcctttgagAGAGACCTAAACTTCCCCACAATGAGAGGAGAAAATAACAGCTCCTCTAATACGGACATTACATGTCAAttccttcatttttattaaacaaaaatggtactcatcatataaaatatattcttaTTTTAGAAATGAAAGGATTTGTCTCTTACATATATTAAGCTGTTCTTTTCTTTGTATTTTGTTAAAAACGTGTTCTAGCTATTTTTTGGGATAAAATTTCAATTATGTTGTCtataatttcttcaaaaatagtgtaaaaaaaaaagtgatagaaaagctaagaatttctttttttaggAAAAACTATAAATGGACGAAAAAAAGACAAGTTAAAGAAGGAGCCAATTAGGAGCTTAGGCCCCATTTATCTTTATTGAAATTAAGATGTCGGAATAGTAAATACATATAATTATTGTATTAAAATTTGAAtgctaaataaataaatggttataaaataaaaataataaatgcacTTAATTAGTGGATAAAGATCTCAACAATTTCAATTTATACTTctattaagaataaaataaatggCCCTAAAAGATTCTGATGAGTTTCTGACCTAAAGTAAACGTATTAACATGACATGAAtcttaatattaattttattgCAAATGTAATCCTTTATTTTCCTGTacgctttttatttttattttttttgctgttTGGaccttaatattttattaatagaAACAACCCCCTGgggttgtaatttttttttttctttcaaaaacttaatattatttaattggtatcatCTATATAGATCTCCTTCAATGGGTTGTCTTTTTTCACCACgattttctttctaattattttttgtcTATCTTGTTCACTTTTAACGCCTTCATTCACCAAACTTTCAAACTTAATTATCTAAATGTCAATATGAAATGACAcaaaatcttttcaaaaaataatcttTCTCTCATTTATCTTCAACATGTAATAGTACGTAAATCTGAATTACAATGCATTTTCCAAGAACTATCAACTCACAAGCGGACTAAAGCATTTTTATGCCTTCATAACCTCCGGTAAGAGCTTTTTCATTTCTCtttattattcttttccttaattTCAACACCCAGTTTACCAACAATATCTACATGTTTAAATTAGCCCACACCAAgaactatatataaaaaaaaggaaccaaagaagaagaagaaagaaacgaTATACTCCTTCGCCCTAAgctttatgtgatatagtttatgcTTATAAGTTGACttatacgtttttttttttagtgtttggtaggtatttaaagtcattttgtgcttaaaataagctcaaaaaaataattgaattgaAGACTTTTAAAAAGTGGCTTATAAtcataagccaaaaaaaataagttggactacccatatttttataaatcattttataaaaaatctaTTCAATCCATTAGGTATgaaatttgagaaagaaaagaaaaatttaaagttaaatatatttttaatttataaagagaaaaatttaaagttaaattatttttaattataaaaatgcaTCATTCTTTTTAGacagattaaaaaagaaagtgtatcaGATACGGACACAGGGAGTTGATTAGTTTATTTATGATCCATCATTTCCTCTTCAATCTTTTtcatttcttgttttctcttaattttttttttttctattctatccatattctctcttcttcttcttttatgtttttaaatacCTCAGCCATAATAACCATCCACATTGCTCCAAACCCCTCTATCTCTCTCTAAATATTTaaccacacaacacaacagaAAACACCAACCATATGGAGAGAAGAATCTCACTGTAACTCTgaatacttcttcttcatccaaACAGTACTTGAAACTATACAAACATGAACTAAAAGCTTTTAGTACTATAGATagagagaggaaaaagaaaaaaaaattgctttatACACAGCCCCAGAAAACAGAACAAAAATGAGTAGTAGTCCTGAAGACTCCTTAAGAAGTCTCTCTTTAGATTATCTCAATCTCCTTATCAATGGTCAAGCTTTTAGTGATGTTACTTTTAATGTTGAAGGTCGTTTAGTCCATGCTCATAAGTGTATCCTGGCAGCCCGGAGTCATTTCTTCCGGAAATTCTTCTGCGGGCCGGGCTCCCCTCAGTCCGGCCCGCAACTCGACCCCGGGCTGAGAAACTTAGGGCCCGGATCCCCGAGGGATGCGGGCTCTCAGGGTGTGATACCGGTTAATTCGGTAGGGTACGAGGTGTTCTTATTGATGATGCAGTTTTTGTATAGTGGACAAGTATCAATTGTGCCACAAAAACATGAGCCTAGGCCTAATTGTGGAGAAAGAGGTTGTTGGCATACACATTGTACCTCAGCCGTTGATCTTGCACTTGATACTCTCTCAGCCGCTAGATCTTTTGGTGTTGAAGAACTTGTTTTGTTCACTCAGGTTAATCatttcttctttcatttctttaatGAGTTTAACTAATATCCGCCTACAGTGTAAgtgaatttttatatttatcgggtcattcaaaagatatttttaagTAACTTTTCCAAATTTGTAATCTTGAAAAAAGTCCTATTATCTACCATAATAGGTAAGATGACCTGATAGTGTAAACTCTTACttaatttttgtttaattttatttattgtatatgggtgttttggatttttggaagagaggaatcagatttttccattttcattttcttttgggAAATGGGGTATTGTTAATTTTGTTTGAGTTTTCGTTTCCTGTTTGTTGGACAAAGATATTTAATTTATCAAAGGTTGTTAGATTTGTTCAAAGACAAATCTAGTAGTAGTACTTTACTAGTAATAACTTCTTCTCTGTTTTCTGTTAGTACTAGATTTCTTTTTGCAGAATCATCTGATCCAAGAACTTcttcttgttttaatttatttacgtattttttttaacttatgtagaaatagctaaagtgaatacccaaaaaaaaaaaaagggggcaagCTTTatcctttttcctctttttgcgTTGTTTAATGATTTTTGTGATGGAGTTTTCATACTAGCTGTCTCATCTCACAATTGTTACCTTGATTTCATGTGGGATAAATTATTTCAGTTTCTTGAATTGGCCTTCTCTTGTCTTCATGCCACACACTCAAATGTTTCCAAATATGGTTCTTGATTTCTCTGTCTTTCAAAAGTGATAAAACCAAATCTTTCCCCAGTGGTGATCTACTTTCCTCATTTGGTTACAAGAAAGAACTATTAGTACACAGTTTTGAACAAACATATTACTGTAGTACTTTAATTTGGATATCCGAGTACAATCTAAATTTGTGCAACCATTGAGTTTTAGCATTTGCGATCGTTTTCAACACTTCATACTTATTAGCTATTTTCAATCAGTTAAATCAAAGAGGctcataatatttttatgttttttcttggGTGTCCAAATATGAACATTAGTAGTTTGGATAACAAAATACAATCTATGTCAAATATTAAGTTTTAACATTTGCGACAGTTTTTTGGCACTTGATACTTATCAGCTATTTTCAATCAGTTAAACCAAACAggctttttatgttttttttcttttggattgtGCAGAAGCAATTGGCAATCATGGTAGAAAAAGCTTCAATTGAGGATGTGATGAGAGTTCTAATAGCATCAAGGAAGCAAGACATGAACCAACTATGGACTACTTGTTCACATTTGGTAGCAAAATCAGGCCTTCCACCTGAAATCTTAGCCAAACACCTTCCCATTGATGTTGTAGCCAAAATCGAAGAACTCCGCCTCAAATCCAATCTAGCACGTCGATCACTAATGCCACATCATCACCACCACCAAGATCCTGGTTCTGCAGCCGAGCTCGAGGACCAGAAAATCCGTCGCATGAGACGAGCACTAGACTCGTCCGACGTTGAGCTTGTCAAGCTCATGGTAATGGGAGAAGGCCTAAATCTTGATGAAtcaattgcattgcattatgcgGTTGAAAATTGTAGCAGGGAAGTAGTGAAAGCGTTACTCGAGCTAGGTGCAGCGGATGTTAATTTCCCTGCAGGTCCTGCAGGGAAAACTCCGCTGCACATTGCAGCTGAAATGGTGTCACCAGATATGGTAGCGGTTCTATTAGACCACCATGCTGATCCTAACGTCCGAACGTTAGATGGTATCACTCCTTTGGACATTTTACGTACCCTAACGTCCGATTTTCTATTTAAAGGGGCTGTCCCAGGAATCCCTCACATTGAACCGAATAAGTTAAGACTTTGCCTCGAACTCGTTCAATCAGCAGCTATGGTGATTTCAAGAGAGGAAGGGAACACGAATATGGACCCGTCTTCGACGAATATTTATCCACCTAATATGAGTGATGATCATACTTCTAGAACAAGCAGTGGTACTGGGAACATTGGATCAAATCTTAACATTGATTCAAGAATGGTGTATTTAAATCTAGGTGGTGGAGTTACTAATACTTCAACTCATGATCCTTCATCAATGTACCACCATTCACATGAGTATTaagattatttatattatacatattttatttgaacaATTCATTAATTGAGACAGACTATAATGTCTGATGATCTAGATTTACTTAATACCATTCAGATAGGTTTACTTATACTATCCACTTTTTCATGATATGAATTCTTCTTCTGTTTTTTGTTTGCTCTCTtgtggtcttttttttttttttcacttcctATTTTTGTGTAAGTTATTGTCACACTTGTATCGGATTCTCCAAAGTAATGCTTGACGACATTTTTAAGTTCAGGCAACATAAGTCTtttgtggattttttttttttgtttcatgatTTATTTCTAGGGCACTCAGATGAAAATGCAATGGGAAAATTAGTGGATGGGACAAAGGAGAATCTGAGTTTTTGCTTTGTGAAGAGGAAGGGACGCAAGTCGATCTTGTCAACTCTGTCCTGTCAActcctttttgttttatttaaagGATATAATAATATACTgattgtgtaattttttttttttcatattgtaAGTAGAATATAATCAGTCATAGTAgattactttatttattttctaataagGTAATTAGTttcacttattatttttttaagatgTGGTTTAGTGGTCAATGAAATAGGTTGAGAAACAAGACGTTAAAGGTTCAAATTTCGGTGGAGACAAAATTACTActctccctccgtctcaattcttgtgacactttttttatttttggttagtCCCAAAAAgatgacacatttctatatttagttacaatttaaattttaactAACCATTTAATCCTTAATGAAATGCTTTATAGTTACACAATTATAATTTATGgtttattttgaaccacaagttttaaaagctttatttcattcttaaactccgtaTCAAGTTAAACACtctcacataaattgggatagagggagaTAGAGATGATTCCTTGCCATATATGTTTGAGCCTTGATAGAAAGTGCCGAGCGGATAACTGCTAAAAGCATTTGAGATGTAAGCGGATAACTGCTGAAAGCATTTAAGAATGAGTGCTCTCCTATTCTGATCTCCACAAGTCTCTGGTAGGACAATTGAGCCGAGACAGCGATGAGTTCTTTTTGttgagaaagagaagaagttCATTTTTTAGGTCCTACGCTGTGTCTGTAAGCTGACAGTGGTGGTGATTTTATTGTCGATTATTGTGGATTAATAAGACCTAAAACCGATAAGCAGTAGTTGAGAAAGACAAACCGATTGAGCTTTACAATTATTACTAAAAAGAATgtttatagaaaaaaattaaactagTACTAGTTTTTAAGTATAATAAGGTGGTTCTCATAGCATCTGATATTGGACTATTTTCTTTGACCAATAATTTTCTTGTCTACCATATATCGCACCTCCCAACTTCTTCCTTACATTTTCTTGCTGTCGCACCAAAAAGGTTATATTAAATACAATatatttcaaatacatttaatGCTGGAGTggaacatatcaaaatatgaaacaaaacctttttattttattttttcttgttgaTATTATTTTAAATGTAACTTGATATTATTTTAAATGTAACATCATGTGcatgaaaattttcaagaatGGATGTTATTTGGCTTCTTGTATATGGTGGGGTTAGATGGTTCTTTTGAGGCCATATTTGGGTACATTAGACTTTTTTTCTCTGATGAGGGAATTGAGCTGGCTCTTCAGTtcccttttatatatttaataataatgttattttatttaatcaagTGCACTATGCTAAGAAACATGAGTGGCTCTGATTTATAATTTTCTAATTAAAGAAGTGCTCATATTATGTAAGACATGATTTGGTATTAGAAAATTATATCTGTCGTCTTGCATGAATTCAACATTGAGTGTGGCTAAATGACGGAATTTGTTGCatatacctttttttctttgttttttttttttttgtttttttttttttttttttagggcccCATTGGGGGAAACCGCTCCTTACCGCAAAGATTCGCATCAAATTCGATTATATCCTTAATTTGTTACCTATActttgttaattaattaattttaaattcatcttttatgtaAAATCCTCTTTTTTGTCTCTTGTTCCCGAGCCTCCATTAGGGGAAACCAATGAGGTAAGTAATTTCCTTTGGGTGATACCAAAGATTTTTTATATATGGTGAAGCGCTCGAACCCCGAAATCTTattaattgggtgtaattgacaAGAACTCTCATCTCTCGCACCACATCCTTAATTTGTTACCTAtactttatttaattaattaattttaaattcatcttttatgtaAAATCCTCTTTTTTGTCTCTTGTTCCCGTTTTCCAAGTCACTCCAAATTAAAAATGTACAAAAAGATGAAGAACGGATGGGAAAGAGGGCCTGTGAGGTAAGTAATTTCCTTGGGGTG contains:
- the LOC132060119 gene encoding regulatory protein NPR5-like encodes the protein MSSSPEDSLRSLSLDYLNLLINGQAFSDVTFNVEGRLVHAHKCILAARSHFFRKFFCGPGSPQSGPQLDPGLRNLGPGSPRDAGSQGVIPVNSVGYEVFLLMMQFLYSGQVSIVPQKHEPRPNCGERGCWHTHCTSAVDLALDTLSAARSFGVEELVLFTQKQLAIMVEKASIEDVMRVLIASRKQDMNQLWTTCSHLVAKSGLPPEILAKHLPIDVVAKIEELRLKSNLARRSLMPHHHHHQDPGSAAELEDQKIRRMRRALDSSDVELVKLMVMGEGLNLDESIALHYAVENCSREVVKALLELGAADVNFPAGPAGKTPLHIAAEMVSPDMVAVLLDHHADPNVRTLDGITPLDILRTLTSDFLFKGAVPGIPHIEPNKLRLCLELVQSAAMVISREEGNTNMDPSSTNIYPPNMSDDHTSRTSSGTGNIGSNLNIDSRMVYLNLGGGVTNTSTHDPSSMYHHSHEY